In Pseudomonas glycinae, the DNA window GGCCTGGGCGGACAGTACATCGCCTATCACTTCGATGAACTGGCTCGCCAGGATCAATACCGACCCTGGTTCCAGCAACTGTGCCCGCAAATTGGCTGCACGGTGCCGTCCAAGGTGGATATCGCCAAGATCAAGAGCAGCAACCTGGTGGTGCGCAGCCACCCGGAATTCAGCGGTGCGCTGGTGGTGGACGCAATCATCTATAACCGCGCGCCGTTCTCGCAGCCGTTTCCGCTGCTGGAGCTTCGCTTCGCCGACCTCAACGGCCACCTGATCGCCAGTCGTCGCTTCAAACCCGGCGAATACCTCAACGGCGACCTCGAAGGCATGGCGGAAATGCCGCCGCAGACGCCGATCCACATCGCCCTCGACATTCTCGATCCAGGACCGAAAGCCGTGAACTACAGCCTGAGTTTCCACTCGCCCGAGTGAAACGCTGCGCCGCTCCCGGATTGACGGCAGTTTTCTGACTGCGCGCCGCGCGACCAAACCGGCGGTAATAACAGAATAACTGTTCAGATTTTGTTCAATTCAGCCTTTATCCAGTCATCGAGAGCGGGTATCATGCCAACCCTTTTTCGAACTCTCATGATCCGGCCCCACTTCAGGGAAGTCCTATGTCGGCGGTACGCATCGGCCCATATACATTGCAGAACGGCTTGATCCTCGCCCCGATGGCGGGCGTCACCGACCAGCCCTTTCGTCAGCTGTGCAAGCGTCTGGGCGCAGGGCTTGTAGTCTCGGAAATGGTCACCAGTGACATGAGCCTGTGGAACACCCGCAAGTCGCGCATGCGCATGATCCACGAAGGCGATCCCGAGCCACGCTCGGTGCAGATTGCCGGTGGCGATGCGCAGATGCTCGCGGATGCGGCCCGGGCCAACGTCGAACTGGGCGCACAGATTATTGATATCAACATGGGTTGCCCGGCGAAGAAGGTCTGTAACAAGGCCGCCGGCTCCGCGCTGTTGAAGGATGAGGCACTGGTCACCGAGATCCTGCACGCCGTCGTGGCGGCGGTTGATGTGCCGGTGACCCTGAAGATCCGCACCGGATGGGATCGCGACAACAAGAACGGCCTGACCGTGGCGAAGATCGCCGAGCAGGCCGGGATCACGGCGCTGGCGGTGCATGGCCGCACCCGCGCCGACCTGTACACCGGTGAAGCCGAGTACGACACCATTGCCGCGATCAAGCAGGCGGTGTCGATTCCGGTGTTTGCCAACGGCGACATCGTATCGCCGGAAAAGGCCCGCTACGTGCTCGACGCGACCGGCGCCGATGGCCTGTTGATCGGCCGGGCCGCCCAGGGGCGGCCATGGATTTTTCGCGAGATCGAACACTTCCTGCGTACCGGCGAAAAACTGCCGGCGCCGGAGCTGATCGAGGTGGAACGCATTCTGCTTGAGCATCTGGCCGCCCTCCACGCCTTCTATGGGGACGTGATGGGCGTGCGAATTGCCCGCAAGCATGTGGGCTGGTATCTCGCAACCTTGCCGGGCGCCAGGGAATTTCGCGCCCACTTCAATCGTTTGGATGGTACGGAAACACAATGCGCCAACGTTCGGGAGTTCTTCGCCGAACGTTACAAGAGCCTGACAGGGGACGAAGAAGGGGTGGCCGCATGACGATGATGACCGAGACTTTAGTGAGTGGAACAACACCCGTGAGCGACAACGTGAATTTGAAACAGCACCTCAATACCCCGAGCGAAGAAGGTCAGACCCTTCGCGGGAGTGTCGAGAAGGCGCTGCACAATTATTTCGCCCACCTTGAGGGCGCGTCCGTCACGGACGTGTACAACCTGGTGCTCTCCGAAGTCGAGGCTCCCCTGCTCGAAAGCGTGATGAACTACGTCAAGGGCAACCAGACCAAGGCCAGCGAGCTGCTCGGACTGAACCGCGGCACGCTGCGCAAGAAACTCAAGCAGTACGATCTGCTGTAAGCATTCAATCAAACCAGAAAGGCGCCCGCGTAAAACCGGTCGCCTTTTTTGCTGACTTCCCTTGCTTTTGATGGAAATTGAGATGACCGACCAGACTACCCGCCTGCCGATCCGCCGCGCCTTGATCAGTGTTTCCGACAAGACCGGGATCCTCGAATTCGCCAGGGAGCTGGAAGCCCTGGGCGTGGAAATCCTTTCCACCGGCGGGACCTTCAAACTGCTGCAGGACAACGGCGTGGCCGCAGTGGAAGTCGCGGATTACACCGGTTTCGCAGAGATGATGGACGGTCGGGTGAAAACCCTGCACCCGAAAATCCACGGCGGGATCCTCGGTCGTCGCGGTATCGACGACGCGATCATGAACGAGCATGGCATCAAGCCGATCGACCTGGTAGCCGTCAACCTGTATCCGTTTGAAGCCACCATCAGCAAGCCAGGCTGCGACCTGCCGACCGCCATCGAGAACATCGACATCGGCGGCCCGACCATGGTCCGTTCGGCGGCGAAAAACCACAAAGACGTGGCCATCGTGGTGAATGCCAGCGATTACGCCAACGTCCTGGAAAACCTCAAGGCCGGTGGCCTGACCTACGCTCAGCGTTTCGACCTGATGCTCAAGGCGTTCGAACACACCGCCGCCTACGACGGCATGATCGCCAACTACATGGGCACCGTGAACCAGGCTGCCGAAACCCTGAGCACCGAAGGTCGCAGCGAATTCCCGCGCACCTTCAACAGCCAGTTCATCAAGGCCCAGGAAATGCGCTACGGCGAGAACCCGCACCAGAGCGCGGCGTTCTACGTTGAAGCCAAGCCTGCCGAAGTCGGCATCGCTACCGCGACCCAGCTGCAAGGCAAGGAACTGTCGTACAACAACGTGGCCGACACCGACGCCGCGCTGGAATGCGTGAAGAGCTTCGTCAAACCGGCCTGCGTGATCGTCAAGCACGCCAACCCGTGCGGCGTGGCCGTCAGCCCGGACGCCGAAGGCGGCATCCGTCAGGCCTACGAACTGGCCTACGCCACTGACACTGAATCGGCGTTCGGCGGCATCATCGCCTTCAACCGTGAACTGGATGCCGAGACCGCCAAGGCGATCGTCGAGCGTCAGTTCGTTGAAGTGATCATCGCACCAAGCGTCAGCGAAGAAGCCCGCGCCATTGTCGCCGCCAAGGCCAACGTGCGCCTGCTGGCCTGCGGCGAGTGGTCGGCCGATCGCGTTCCGGCCTGGGACTACAAGCGCGTCAACGGCGGTCTGCTGGTACAGAGCCGCGACATCGGCATGATCGGTGCCGACGACCTGAAAGTGGTGACCAAGCGCGCCCCGACCGAACAGGAAGTCCATGACCTGATCTTCGCCTGGAAAGTGGCCAAGTTCGTCAAATCCAACGCCATCGTCTACGCCAAGAACCGTCAGACCATCGGTGTCGGCGCCGGCCAGATGAGCCGCGTGAACTCGGCGCGTATCGCCGCGATCAAGGCTGAGCACGCCGGTCTGCAAGTGGCTGGTTCGGTGATGGCTTCGGACGCGTTCTTCCCGTTCCGCGACGGTCTGGACAATGCGGCCAAGGTCGGTATCACTGCGGTGATCCAGCCAGGTGGTTCGATGCGTGATGCCGAGGTGATTGCTGCTGCCGACGAGGCTGGCATCGCGATGGTATTCACCGGCATGCGCCACTTCCGTCACTAATCAGACAACGGCCGCACTGAAGCCGGCATCTGCTGCGTTGGAGCCGACCTCGATGATGCTCATTGCCAAAAGGCAACTCCGCTCACCGAGGTCGACTCCGCCTTGCATCTACCGACTTCATTGCGACCTCCTGGAGCGTGAAGCGCTTCAGGTTCTAAAACAGAATTAGCGTCATCCGAGGTTTTTGAAATGAATGTTTTGATCATTGGCAGCGGTGGCCGCGAACACGCCCTGGCCTGGAAAGTGGCTCAGGATCCGCGTGTGCAGAAAGTTTTCGTCGCACCGGGCAACGCCGGCACCGCGATTGAAGCCAAGTGCGAAAACGTCGCCATCGACGTGCTGGCCCTCGAGCAGCTCGCTGACTTCGCCGAGAAAAACGTTTCCCTGACCATCGTCGGTCCGGAAGTGCCATTGGTGGCCGGCGTCGTTGACCTGTTCCGCTCCCGTGGCCTGGACTGCTTCGGTCCGACCGCCGGCGCCGCGCAGTTGGAAGGCTCGAAAGCCTTCACCAAGGATTTCCTGGCACGCCACAAGATCCCGACCGCCGACTACCAGAACTTCACAGAGATCGAGCCGGCCCTGGCTTACCTGCGTGAAAAAGGCGCACCGATCGTGATCAAGGCCGACGGCCTGGCCGCCGGTAAAGGCGTGATCGTCGCCATGACCCTGGCCGAAGCCGAAGACGCCGTGCGCGACATGCTCGCCGGCAATGCCTTTGGCGACGCCGGTTCGCGCGTCGTCATCGAAGAATTCCTCGACGGCGAAGAAGCCAGCTTCATCGTCATGGTCGACGGCAAGAACGTCCTGCCGATGGCCACCAGCCAGGACCACAAACGCGTCGGCGACGGCGACAGCGGCCCCAACACCGGCGGCATGGGTGCTTACTCCCCGGCTCCGGTAGTCACCGCCGACGTGCACCAGCGCGTGATGGACCAGGTGATCTGGCCGACCGTGCGCGGCATGGCCGACGAAGGCAACGTCTACACCGGTTTCCTTTACGCCGGTCTGATGATCGACAAGGCCGGCAATCCGAAGGTCATCGAGTTCAACTGCCGTTTCGGCGACCCGGAAACCCAACCGGTGATGCTGCGTCTGCAATCGAGCCTGGTGCTGCTGGTCGAAGCCGCACTGGCCCAGGCGCTGGACAAGGTTGAAGCACAGTGGGATCCACGTCCAAGCGTCGGCATCGTGCTGGCCGCCGGTGGCTACCCGGGTGACTACGCCAAGGGCGCGCCGATCAACGGTCTGGACGCCGCCGCCGCACTGGAAGGCAAAGTCTTCCACGCCGGCACCGCGCTCAAGGACGGCAACGTTGTGACGGCCGGTGGTCGGGTGCTGTGCGCCACCGCCATGGGCGCCAGCGTCGGCGCCGCCCAGGAGCAGGCCTACAAACTGGCCAAGGCCATCGACTGGGAAGGCTGCTTCTACCGCACCGACATTGGCTACCGCGCCATTGCCCGTGAACGCGGTGAATCTCAGTAATAAGCTACGCCGTGTTTCCGGCAGGGGCCCATCGCCCTTGCCGGACTGTTCCGACGCTGCGCATCGTTATATTCTGGCATCAACCTACGAAGGGATTTCGCCGTGCGCTGGCTCAGGATTGCCATAGGCTTCACCGTCACGCTGCTGACCTTGCTCTGCATGCTCCCGGCCCAGGCCGCGCAAGGCAGTGGCTGGTCGGTATTGCTTGACGATCAGGGCAACCTCCAACTGAGCGACATCCGCTCTGCCCGCTACACCAATCAATTCAGCCCTATCGAGCTTGACCGCCTCACCGCGGCCGAACCCGATGGCGCCCTGTGGCTGCGCTTCAGGCTGGCGCCCGGCAAGCACGAGCAAGTGCTGCGGATCTTCGCCCCTGACCTGTCGCACCTCAATCTGTATGTACTCGACGGTGATCGACTGATCGAACAACGCGACACCGGCACCGCTCAGCCCCAGGCGGAGCGACCGCTGCCCAGCAGCGATTTCATGCTGCCGTTGCCCCAGAGTGACAAGCCCCTCGATGTCTACCTGCGACTGGTCTCAGACCACCAGCTGCGCCCGTACATCACCCTGCAAGCGGCGGTGATGGCCGCGGCCAATCACAACCAGACGCTGATCTACGGCCTGCTGTTCGGCTGTCTGGCGATGCTGATCCTGCACAACCTGATCCGCTACGCCTACACCCGCTCACGCAGCAGCCTGTGGCTCGCGGTGTGTGAAGGCCTGTTGAGCCTGAGCCTGTTGCTGCTGCTCAACCTCGCAGGTCCGTGGCTGCCGAACTGGCACGCGATCCAGACCCCCGGCGCCTATCTGGCCCTGCTGCTGACCGCCCCGGCCGGCCTGATGTTCGCCTACCGCTTCTTCGCGCCGCTCGGCCCGCATCCATTGAACAAGCTGCTGATCGGCGACATCCTGTTCATCGTGATCTGCAGCTTGCTGCTGTTGTTCGTCAACACCCTGCCGCTGAACATCATCACCTACGCGCTGGTGGCCCTCGCCGGCCTGAGCATGCTGCTGGTGGGTT includes these proteins:
- the purH gene encoding bifunctional phosphoribosylaminoimidazolecarboxamide formyltransferase/IMP cyclohydrolase encodes the protein MTDQTTRLPIRRALISVSDKTGILEFARELEALGVEILSTGGTFKLLQDNGVAAVEVADYTGFAEMMDGRVKTLHPKIHGGILGRRGIDDAIMNEHGIKPIDLVAVNLYPFEATISKPGCDLPTAIENIDIGGPTMVRSAAKNHKDVAIVVNASDYANVLENLKAGGLTYAQRFDLMLKAFEHTAAYDGMIANYMGTVNQAAETLSTEGRSEFPRTFNSQFIKAQEMRYGENPHQSAAFYVEAKPAEVGIATATQLQGKELSYNNVADTDAALECVKSFVKPACVIVKHANPCGVAVSPDAEGGIRQAYELAYATDTESAFGGIIAFNRELDAETAKAIVERQFVEVIIAPSVSEEARAIVAAKANVRLLACGEWSADRVPAWDYKRVNGGLLVQSRDIGMIGADDLKVVTKRAPTEQEVHDLIFAWKVAKFVKSNAIVYAKNRQTIGVGAGQMSRVNSARIAAIKAEHAGLQVAGSVMASDAFFPFRDGLDNAAKVGITAVIQPGGSMRDAEVIAAADEAGIAMVFTGMRHFRH
- the dusB gene encoding tRNA dihydrouridine synthase DusB; translated protein: MSAVRIGPYTLQNGLILAPMAGVTDQPFRQLCKRLGAGLVVSEMVTSDMSLWNTRKSRMRMIHEGDPEPRSVQIAGGDAQMLADAARANVELGAQIIDINMGCPAKKVCNKAAGSALLKDEALVTEILHAVVAAVDVPVTLKIRTGWDRDNKNGLTVAKIAEQAGITALAVHGRTRADLYTGEAEYDTIAAIKQAVSIPVFANGDIVSPEKARYVLDATGADGLLIGRAAQGRPWIFREIEHFLRTGEKLPAPELIEVERILLEHLAALHAFYGDVMGVRIARKHVGWYLATLPGAREFRAHFNRLDGTETQCANVREFFAERYKSLTGDEEGVAA
- the fis gene encoding DNA-binding transcriptional regulator Fis, producing the protein MTMMTETLVSGTTPVSDNVNLKQHLNTPSEEGQTLRGSVEKALHNYFAHLEGASVTDVYNLVLSEVEAPLLESVMNYVKGNQTKASELLGLNRGTLRKKLKQYDLL
- the purD gene encoding phosphoribosylamine--glycine ligase; translated protein: MNVLIIGSGGREHALAWKVAQDPRVQKVFVAPGNAGTAIEAKCENVAIDVLALEQLADFAEKNVSLTIVGPEVPLVAGVVDLFRSRGLDCFGPTAGAAQLEGSKAFTKDFLARHKIPTADYQNFTEIEPALAYLREKGAPIVIKADGLAAGKGVIVAMTLAEAEDAVRDMLAGNAFGDAGSRVVIEEFLDGEEASFIVMVDGKNVLPMATSQDHKRVGDGDSGPNTGGMGAYSPAPVVTADVHQRVMDQVIWPTVRGMADEGNVYTGFLYAGLMIDKAGNPKVIEFNCRFGDPETQPVMLRLQSSLVLLVEAALAQALDKVEAQWDPRPSVGIVLAAGGYPGDYAKGAPINGLDAAAALEGKVFHAGTALKDGNVVTAGGRVLCATAMGASVGAAQEQAYKLAKAIDWEGCFYRTDIGYRAIARERGESQ